The Cucurbita pepo subsp. pepo cultivar mu-cu-16 chromosome LG08, ASM280686v2, whole genome shotgun sequence genome contains a region encoding:
- the LOC111800807 gene encoding gamma-tubulin complex component 2 isoform X2 encodes MENPASTSISSPSTPPWNLERPFLTGRFHQEAKTTSRFADLKLDSLSGWQEKAIGCYDAAIQELIVIDDLLSALLGIEGRYISIKRVHGKEDEVSFQVDASMDLALQELAKRIFPLCESFLFINQFVESRSQFKKGLVNHAFAAALRALLLDYQAMVAQLEHQFRLGRLSIQGLWFYCQPMMGSMQALSAVTWKVSANDIAGSAVLNLLQSQAKAMAGDNAVRSLLEKMTQCASNAYLGILERWIYEGVIDDPYGEFFIAENKSLRKESLNQDYDTKYWRQRYSLKEGIPTFLANIAGMILTTGKYLNVMRECGHNVQLPVSETLKLMSFGSNHQYLESIKAAYDFSSSELLKLVLEKYDLMGKLRSIKHYLLLDQGDFLVHFMDIARDELSKKLDEISVEKLQSLLDVALRTTAAAADPCHEDLTCCVERMSLPKSLRALKDLVDSRTLTDINDQEEPMGITGLEAFSLSYKVRWPLSIVISWKSLSKYQLIFRFLFHCKHVERQLCGAWQVHQGVRSLNIRGTSISRSSLLCRAMLKFINSLLHYLTFEVLEPNWHIMHNRIQTAKSIDEVIQHHDFFLDKCLRECLLLLPQLLKKVEKLKLLCLQYAAAAQWLISSSIDPCKSEESSDSLIGSKKSKQCYGKTAKGAKLTTSNLAVTESILKFEKEFNSELQSLGPILCKSSQAEPYLTHLAQWILGIEMTNRF; translated from the exons ATGGAAAATCCGGCTTCAACATCGATTTCTAGTCCCTCAACGCCCCCTTGGAACCTCGAGAGGCCCTTTCTCACTGGGCGTTTTCATCAG GAAGCAAAAACCACTTCCCGTTTTGCTGATTTAAAGTTGGATTCTCTCAG TGGGTGGCAGGAAAAGGCCATAGGCTGTTATGATGCTGCAATTCAG GAACTTATTGTAATTGATGATCTCCTCTCCGCCCTGCTTGGAATTGAGGGACGCTATATTTCGATTAAGAGGGTTCATGGCAAAGAGGATGAGGTTTCTTTCCAGGTTGATGCATCTATGGATTTGGCTCTTCAG GAATTGGCAAAAAGAATATTTCCTCTGTGTGAGAGCTTTCTGTTCATTAATCAGTTTGTTGAATCAAGATCTCAGTTCAAGAAGGGCTTAGTTAATCACGCCTTTGCTGCTGCGCTTAGAGCTCTCCTTCTA GATTACCAAGCAATGGTAGCCCAGCTTGAGCATCAGTTTCGACTGGGTAGACTTTCCATCCAAGGATTGTGGTTTTACTGTCAG CCTATGATGGGTTCCATGCAAGCATTATCTGCTGTGACATGGAAGGTTTCAGCTAATGATATTGCAGGTTCTGCAGTTCTTAACCTCTTGCAGAGCCAG gcCAAGGCTATGGCTGGTGATAATGCAGTGAGGTCTTTGCTGGAGAAGATGACACAGTGTGCAAGCAATGCTTACCTTGGTATATTAGAAAG aTGGATTTACGAGGGAGTAATTGATGATCCTTATGGTGAATTTTTCATTGCGGAAAACAAATCTCTGCGGAAG GAGAGCCTCAATCAAGATTATGACACAAAGTATTGGAGGCAACGCTATAGTCTCAAGGAGGGAATTCCTACATTTCTTGCAAATATAGCAGGGATGATATTGACCAcaggaaaatatttaaatgtcaTGAGAGAGTGCGGGCATAATGTTCAG CTACCTGTTTCAGAAACTTTGAAGTTAATGAGCTTTGGCTCAAATCATCAGTATTTGGAGAGTATAAAAGCTGCTTATGATTTTTCCAGCAGTGAACTATTGAAACTTGTTTTAGAAAAG TATGACCTGATGGGGAAGCTGAGGTCAATTAAGCATTACCTTTTGCTTGATCAG GGTGATTTCTTGGTTCATTTTATGGACATTGCTCGAgatgaactttcaaaaaagCTTGATGAGATTTCGGTAGAGAAGTTACAG TCCCTACTTGATGTTGCCTTACGCACCACAGCAGCTGCAGCAGATCCTTGTCACGAGGATTTAACATGTTGTGTG GAAAGAATGTCATTGCCTAAAAGCTTGCGTGCACTTAAGGATTTAGTTGACAGTAGGACTCTTACTGACATCAATGATCAGGAAGAACCCATGGGTATTACTGGCCTCGAGGCATTTTCTTTAAGTTACAAG GTTAGATGGCCATTGTCTATAGTTATATCATGGAAATCTCTGTCGAAGTACCAGCTGATTTTCCGCTTTCTTTTCCACTGTAAGCATGTGGAACGTCAGCTTTGTGGGGCATGGCAAGTGCATCAA GGGGTTCGTTCGCTGAACATCCGTGGTACATCCATCTCAAGATCATCCCTACTTTGTCGTGCGAtgcttaaatttattaatagcCTTCTACACTACTTGACCTTTGAG GTTCTTGAACCCAATTGGCATATAATGCACAACCGGATTCAGACAGCAAAGAGCATTGATGAG GTTATCCAACATCACGATTTCTTCCTCGACAAGTGTCTCCGAGAATGTTTGCTTCTGTTGCCACAGTTGCTTAAG AAAGTGGAGAAGTTGAAATTGTTATGTCTGCAATATGCAGCAGCTGCTCAGTGGTTGATTTCATCCTCCATTGATCCATGTAAGTCGGAGGAATCATCCGATAGCTTGATTGGTTCCAAAAAATCCAAGCAGTGTTATGGAAAAACGGCCAAGGGAGCAAAGCTAACCACCTCCAACTTAGCAGTCACCGAGTCGATCCT taaatttgagaaagaatTCAACTCTGAGCTTCAGAGTTTGGGACCAATTTTGTGTAAAAGCTCCCAGGCTGAGCCATACTTGACTCACCTTGCTCAGTGGATTCTTGGCATTGAAATGACAAATAGGTTCtga
- the LOC111800807 gene encoding gamma-tubulin complex component 2 isoform X1 produces the protein MENPASTSISSPSTPPWNLERPFLTGRFHQEAKTTSRFADLKLDSLSSGWQEKAIGCYDAAIQELIVIDDLLSALLGIEGRYISIKRVHGKEDEVSFQVDASMDLALQELAKRIFPLCESFLFINQFVESRSQFKKGLVNHAFAAALRALLLDYQAMVAQLEHQFRLGRLSIQGLWFYCQPMMGSMQALSAVTWKVSANDIAGSAVLNLLQSQAKAMAGDNAVRSLLEKMTQCASNAYLGILERWIYEGVIDDPYGEFFIAENKSLRKESLNQDYDTKYWRQRYSLKEGIPTFLANIAGMILTTGKYLNVMRECGHNVQLPVSETLKLMSFGSNHQYLESIKAAYDFSSSELLKLVLEKYDLMGKLRSIKHYLLLDQGDFLVHFMDIARDELSKKLDEISVEKLQSLLDVALRTTAAAADPCHEDLTCCVERMSLPKSLRALKDLVDSRTLTDINDQEEPMGITGLEAFSLSYKVRWPLSIVISWKSLSKYQLIFRFLFHCKHVERQLCGAWQVHQGVRSLNIRGTSISRSSLLCRAMLKFINSLLHYLTFEVLEPNWHIMHNRIQTAKSIDEVIQHHDFFLDKCLRECLLLLPQLLKKVEKLKLLCLQYAAAAQWLISSSIDPCKSEESSDSLIGSKKSKQCYGKTAKGAKLTTSNLAVTESILKFEKEFNSELQSLGPILCKSSQAEPYLTHLAQWILGIEMTNRF, from the exons ATGGAAAATCCGGCTTCAACATCGATTTCTAGTCCCTCAACGCCCCCTTGGAACCTCGAGAGGCCCTTTCTCACTGGGCGTTTTCATCAG GAAGCAAAAACCACTTCCCGTTTTGCTGATTTAAAGTTGGATTCTCTCAG CAGTGGGTGGCAGGAAAAGGCCATAGGCTGTTATGATGCTGCAATTCAG GAACTTATTGTAATTGATGATCTCCTCTCCGCCCTGCTTGGAATTGAGGGACGCTATATTTCGATTAAGAGGGTTCATGGCAAAGAGGATGAGGTTTCTTTCCAGGTTGATGCATCTATGGATTTGGCTCTTCAG GAATTGGCAAAAAGAATATTTCCTCTGTGTGAGAGCTTTCTGTTCATTAATCAGTTTGTTGAATCAAGATCTCAGTTCAAGAAGGGCTTAGTTAATCACGCCTTTGCTGCTGCGCTTAGAGCTCTCCTTCTA GATTACCAAGCAATGGTAGCCCAGCTTGAGCATCAGTTTCGACTGGGTAGACTTTCCATCCAAGGATTGTGGTTTTACTGTCAG CCTATGATGGGTTCCATGCAAGCATTATCTGCTGTGACATGGAAGGTTTCAGCTAATGATATTGCAGGTTCTGCAGTTCTTAACCTCTTGCAGAGCCAG gcCAAGGCTATGGCTGGTGATAATGCAGTGAGGTCTTTGCTGGAGAAGATGACACAGTGTGCAAGCAATGCTTACCTTGGTATATTAGAAAG aTGGATTTACGAGGGAGTAATTGATGATCCTTATGGTGAATTTTTCATTGCGGAAAACAAATCTCTGCGGAAG GAGAGCCTCAATCAAGATTATGACACAAAGTATTGGAGGCAACGCTATAGTCTCAAGGAGGGAATTCCTACATTTCTTGCAAATATAGCAGGGATGATATTGACCAcaggaaaatatttaaatgtcaTGAGAGAGTGCGGGCATAATGTTCAG CTACCTGTTTCAGAAACTTTGAAGTTAATGAGCTTTGGCTCAAATCATCAGTATTTGGAGAGTATAAAAGCTGCTTATGATTTTTCCAGCAGTGAACTATTGAAACTTGTTTTAGAAAAG TATGACCTGATGGGGAAGCTGAGGTCAATTAAGCATTACCTTTTGCTTGATCAG GGTGATTTCTTGGTTCATTTTATGGACATTGCTCGAgatgaactttcaaaaaagCTTGATGAGATTTCGGTAGAGAAGTTACAG TCCCTACTTGATGTTGCCTTACGCACCACAGCAGCTGCAGCAGATCCTTGTCACGAGGATTTAACATGTTGTGTG GAAAGAATGTCATTGCCTAAAAGCTTGCGTGCACTTAAGGATTTAGTTGACAGTAGGACTCTTACTGACATCAATGATCAGGAAGAACCCATGGGTATTACTGGCCTCGAGGCATTTTCTTTAAGTTACAAG GTTAGATGGCCATTGTCTATAGTTATATCATGGAAATCTCTGTCGAAGTACCAGCTGATTTTCCGCTTTCTTTTCCACTGTAAGCATGTGGAACGTCAGCTTTGTGGGGCATGGCAAGTGCATCAA GGGGTTCGTTCGCTGAACATCCGTGGTACATCCATCTCAAGATCATCCCTACTTTGTCGTGCGAtgcttaaatttattaatagcCTTCTACACTACTTGACCTTTGAG GTTCTTGAACCCAATTGGCATATAATGCACAACCGGATTCAGACAGCAAAGAGCATTGATGAG GTTATCCAACATCACGATTTCTTCCTCGACAAGTGTCTCCGAGAATGTTTGCTTCTGTTGCCACAGTTGCTTAAG AAAGTGGAGAAGTTGAAATTGTTATGTCTGCAATATGCAGCAGCTGCTCAGTGGTTGATTTCATCCTCCATTGATCCATGTAAGTCGGAGGAATCATCCGATAGCTTGATTGGTTCCAAAAAATCCAAGCAGTGTTATGGAAAAACGGCCAAGGGAGCAAAGCTAACCACCTCCAACTTAGCAGTCACCGAGTCGATCCT taaatttgagaaagaatTCAACTCTGAGCTTCAGAGTTTGGGACCAATTTTGTGTAAAAGCTCCCAGGCTGAGCCATACTTGACTCACCTTGCTCAGTGGATTCTTGGCATTGAAATGACAAATAGGTTCtga
- the LOC111800831 gene encoding probable protein S-acyltransferase 17: MAVQWLLLCHGLVTLLVVVSFLCGQWPIFDGTPIQRIHRFLTFGAYDYFLRLIGYVFGSKGTNTVLAIESFCCDRPNPILQVIYLAIIGITYYIITISTFKYVPGYYLSGIHRYTSFLAVTVGVLLFLLTSFSDPGTVNADNVHRYLSAYPYDNIIYSEKECSTCKILKPARSKHCSICDRCVARFDHHCGWMNNCIGERNTRYFMAFLLWHFFLCVYGAVAIGLVLAGQLKELKVVYILTVYYGVENSFFGLAPYVIQWILGSYNTQLLIMVFLSIVCLLLGGFFGYHAKLCITNTTTNETFKWQEYISWQRKTSEAKASAAALRASMDGLSSERKPPESKWRTIFRRSRLEQVQVVKNNTYDHGFLHNIHEVIFPFSSRPSFSRSKPKSG; encoded by the exons ATGGCTGTACAGTGGTTACTGTTATGCCATGGCTTGGTTACACTTCTGGTGGTGGTCTCTTTCCTTTGCGGCCAGTGGCCGATCTTCGATGGCACTCCCATTCAACGTATTCACCGTTTCCTCACTTTTGGCGCCTACGAttatttctt ACGACTTATAGGATATGTATTTGGGTCAAAGGGAACTAATACGGTTCTAGCGATCGAAAGTTTCTGCTGTGACAGACCTAATCCAATCCTTCAG gTCATTTATCTTGCTATTATTGGGATTACCTATTACATTATTACAATATCTACATTCAAATACGTCCCTGGTTATTACTTAAGTGGAATTCATAG GTATACAAGCTTTTTGGCTGTTACAGTTGGTGTTCTCCTCTTTCTATTAACCAGCTTTTCTGATCCAGGGACGGTGAATGCTGATAATGTACATCGTTATCTGTCTGCTTATCCGTATGACAACATTATTTACTCTGAAAAGGAATGTTCAACTTGCAAAATTCTAAA ACCTGCTAGATCCAAACATTGCAGCATATGTGATCGTTGTGTTGCACGTTTTGACCATCACTGTGGATGGATG AATAACTGTATAGGGGAGAGGAATACCCGATATTTTATGGCCTTCCTTTTGTG gcatttctttctttgtgtATACGGGGCGGTTGCAATTGGACTTGTTCTTGCTGgacaattaaaagaattaaaagttgTTTATATCTTGACGG TTTATTATGGCGTTGAAAATTCTTTCTTCGGTCTAGCACCTTATGTTATACAG TGGATTTTGGGCTCCTACAATACTCAACTGCTAATCATGGTGTTTCTTTCGATAGTTTGTCTGCTATTGGGAGGTTTCTTTGGTTACCATGCTAAACTCTGTATCACAAATACCACAACAAATGAG ACATTTAAGTGGCAAGAGTACATCAGCTGGCAGAGGAAGACAAGTGAAGCCAAGGCAAGTGCAGCAGCCTTAAGAGCAAGCATGGATGGTCTGAGTTCCGAAAGAAAGCCTCCAGAAAGCAAATGGAGAACCATTTTTCGTAGATCTCGACTCGAACAAGTGCAGGTTGTCAAGAATAATACTTACGATCACGGATTTTTACACAACATTCATGAGGTTATTTTCCCTTTCTCATCAAGACCATCATTTTCACGAAGTAAACCGAAATCTGGCTGA
- the LOC111800866 gene encoding uncharacterized protein LOC111800866: MGFSISGHPQSSTSMSRSHYHTHKLFLYTNYILLGAASSCIFLTLSLRLLPSLCGLSLIFLHILTIAAAVSGCAMASTASGRWFGIHMVFTVLTAIFQGSVAVLVYTRTGDFLGELKSYVREEDGAVILKLAGGLSVVMFVLEWVVLTLAFFLKYYAFVEGGGGSGNGAAAMRSAKVEQDEDLKDWPWPFQV, from the coding sequence ATGGGTTTCTCCATAAGCGGCCACCCACAATCATCAACCTCAATGAGCCGTTCCCATTACCACACCCACAAGCTCTTCCTCTACACCAATTACATCCTCCTCGGCGCCGCCTCCAGCTGCATTTTCCTCACTCTTTCCCTCCGCCTCCTCCCCTCTCTCTGCGGTCTCTCCCTCATCTTCCTCCACATCCTCACCATCGCCGCCGCCGTCTCCGGCTGCGCCATGGCCTCCACCGCCTCGGGTCGTTGGTTCGGCATCCACATGGTGTTCACCGTCCTCACCGCCATCTTCCAAGGCTCTGTTGCTGTCCTGGTGTACACCAGAACAGGGGACTTTCTTGGGGAGTTGAAATCGTACGTGAGGGAGGAGGATGGAGCCGTGATCTTGAAATTGGCCGGAGGGTTGAGTGTGGTTATGTTTGTTTTGGAGTGGGTTGTTCTTACTTTGGCGTTTTTCTTGAAGTATTATGCGTTTGTTGAAGGCGGTGGAGGGAGTGGGAATGGGGCGGCGGCGATGAGGAGTGCTAAGGTTGAACAGGATGAGGATTTGAAGGACTGGCCTTGGCCGTTCCAAGTTTGA
- the LOC111800863 gene encoding RNA-binding protein pno1-like isoform X1, translated as MQSTEASTSMEVEAVSTQPKPVVSTLPPKPHFDPLKPHEMNDGRVQFRKVSVPPHRYSPLKKAWMEIYTPIYEQMKIDLRMNLKARKVELKTRADTPDISNLQKCADFVHAFMLGFDVIDAIALLRVDELYVESFEIKDVKTLRGEHLSRAIGRLSGKAGKTKFAIENATKTRIVIADTKIHILGSFANIKIARDSLCSLILGSPAGKVYSKLRAVTARLAERF; from the coding sequence ATGCAGTCAACCGAAGCCTCCACTTCCATGGAAGTAGAAGCAGTTTCAACTCAACCGAAACCAGTAGTTAGCACATTACCCCCAAAACCTCACTTTGATCCTCTAAAGCCCCATGAGATGAATGATGGTCGAGTTCAGTTCCGAAAGGTCTCTGTTCCTCCGCATCGATATTCTCCGCTCAAGAAAGCATGGATGGAGATTTACACCCCAATTTATGAGCAGATGAAAATTGACCTCCGAATGAATCTCAAGGCACGAAAAGTCGAACTTAAAACCAGAGCAGACACGCCTGATATCAGTAACTTACAGAAATGTGCAGATTTTGTCCATGCTTTCATGCTCGGTTTTGATGTGATCGATGCCATTGCACTCCTACGGGTGGATGAACTCTATGTGGAGTCTTTTGAGATTAAAGATGTTAAGACGCTTCGAGGCGAGCACTTGTCTCGTGCCATAGGCAGATTGTCTGGTAAAGCTGGTAAGACAAAGTTTGCCATCGAAAACGCCACAAAGACGAGGATAGTTATTGCAGACACCAAGATTCACATATTAGGATCCTTCGCAAATATCAAGATTGCAAGGGATTCTCTTTGCAGCCTCATTTTAGGGTCCCCTGCTGGAAAAGTTTATTCAAAACTGAGAGCAGTCACAGCCAGATTGGCTGAAAGGTTTTGA
- the LOC111800863 gene encoding RNA-binding protein pno1-like isoform X2: MEVEAVSTQPKPVVSTLPPKPHFDPLKPHEMNDGRVQFRKVSVPPHRYSPLKKAWMEIYTPIYEQMKIDLRMNLKARKVELKTRADTPDISNLQKCADFVHAFMLGFDVIDAIALLRVDELYVESFEIKDVKTLRGEHLSRAIGRLSGKAGKTKFAIENATKTRIVIADTKIHILGSFANIKIARDSLCSLILGSPAGKVYSKLRAVTARLAERF; the protein is encoded by the coding sequence ATGGAAGTAGAAGCAGTTTCAACTCAACCGAAACCAGTAGTTAGCACATTACCCCCAAAACCTCACTTTGATCCTCTAAAGCCCCATGAGATGAATGATGGTCGAGTTCAGTTCCGAAAGGTCTCTGTTCCTCCGCATCGATATTCTCCGCTCAAGAAAGCATGGATGGAGATTTACACCCCAATTTATGAGCAGATGAAAATTGACCTCCGAATGAATCTCAAGGCACGAAAAGTCGAACTTAAAACCAGAGCAGACACGCCTGATATCAGTAACTTACAGAAATGTGCAGATTTTGTCCATGCTTTCATGCTCGGTTTTGATGTGATCGATGCCATTGCACTCCTACGGGTGGATGAACTCTATGTGGAGTCTTTTGAGATTAAAGATGTTAAGACGCTTCGAGGCGAGCACTTGTCTCGTGCCATAGGCAGATTGTCTGGTAAAGCTGGTAAGACAAAGTTTGCCATCGAAAACGCCACAAAGACGAGGATAGTTATTGCAGACACCAAGATTCACATATTAGGATCCTTCGCAAATATCAAGATTGCAAGGGATTCTCTTTGCAGCCTCATTTTAGGGTCCCCTGCTGGAAAAGTTTATTCAAAACTGAGAGCAGTCACAGCCAGATTGGCTGAAAGGTTTTGA
- the LOC111800822 gene encoding subtilisin-like protease SBT5.3 — MLDENQASELAKFSDVVSVFECQARTLHTTRSWNFLGMEKHEGIPLNSIWNAARFGDDTIIANFDSGVWPEAKSFSDEGYGPIPSRWKGTCQSDSDPNFHCNKKLIGARFFNKGYGILNATFNSPRDQEGHGTHTLSIAGGNFVSGANVFAMANGTAKGGSPRARIASYKVCWPVEDRQCLDPNALAAYDAAISDGVDVISVSIGGEPKEFLRDALSVGAFHAVQHGIVVVCSAGNFGPTPATVSNVSPWVLTVGASTIDRDFTNFVVLGNKKKLKGTSFSSKALAFNKFYPLINAVDAKANNASSSDAEVCNERSLDPTKLAGKIVVCLRGVISRVSKGYVVAQAGAAGMILVNDKDNGDAIATDLHLLPASHVTFNDGISIFQYIKSTKTPMACISSVKTELDVNPSPVMADFSSRGPSTIEGSILKPDITAPGVNIIAAYPDEIPLIELQVDDRRAPFKVDSGTSMACPHVAGIVGLLKSRYPKWSPAAIKSAIMTTAKTNANNFNPILDFTGLKATPLAYGNGHVDPNNVMDPGLVYDISIDDYLNFLCARGENAIQINKLSHKLFVCDQSFKVTDLNYPSISVTDIKTGPVTVNRKLKNVGSLGTYVAQVKAPLEVSIAVEPSTLQFTAMDEEKSFKIVLQRSGKGSQEGYAFGELAWSDGKHNVRSSIAVNLGK, encoded by the exons ATGCTTGATGAAAACCAAGCATCGGAACTTGCAA AATTTTCAGATGTCGTTTCAGTTTTTGAATGTCAAGCAAGAACATTGCACACGACAAGATCATGGAACTTTCTCGGAATGGAAAAACATGAAGGAATTCCTTTGAACTCCATTTGGAACGCCGCACGATTTGGTGATGATACAATCATAGCTAACTTTGATTCAG GTGTTTGGCCGGAAGCTAAGAGCTTTAGTGACGAAGGGTATGGTCCTATCCCCTCGAGGTGGAAGGGAACTTGTCAAAGTGATTCAGACCCCAACTTCCACTGCAACAAGAAGTTGATTGGAGCAAGATTCTTCAACAAAGGCTATGGTATCCTCAATGCTACCTTCAATTCTCCCAGAGACCAAGAAGGCCATGGAACCCACACTTTATCCATAGCTGGAGGCAATTTTGTATCTGGAGCTAATGTCTTTGCCATGGCCAATGGCACTGCCAAAGGCGGTTCACCTCGAGCCCGCATCGCTTCCTACAAGGTATGTTGGCCAGTAGAAGATCGTCAGTGTTTGGATCCAAATGCCTTAGCTGCCTATGATGCTGCAATCAGCGATGGCGTCGACGTTATCTCGGTTTCCATCGGTGGAGAACCGAAAGAGTTTCTTAGAGATGCACTCTCTGTAGGAGCCTTCCATGCAGTTCAACATGGCATTGTTGTTGTCTGCTCTGCTGGGAACTTCGGACCGACTCCGGCAACCGTATCAAACGTATCGCCATGGGTTCTAACCGTTGGAGCTAGTACGATCGATCGTGATTTCACAAACTTCGTCGTCCtaggaaacaagaagaaactcAAAGGAACAAGCTTTTCTTCTAAAGCATTGGCATTCAACAAGTTCTATCCTTTAATCAATGCTGTGGATGCCAAAGCCAACAATGCCTCTAGCAGTGATGC GGAGGTTTGTAATGAGAGATCGCTTGATCCCACAAAGCTGGCAGGGAAAATTGTGGTTTGCCTTCGAGGGGTCATTTCAAGAGTGTCAAAGGGCTATGTAGTGGCCCAAGCAGGGGCTGCTGGCATGATTTTGGTTAACGATAAGGACAATGGGGATGCCATTGCCACTGATCTGCACCTCCTCCCAGCTTCCCATGTAACCTTCAACGACGGCATATCCATCTTCCAATACATCAAATCTACGAA GACACCAATGGCTTGCATCAGTTCTGTGAAGACAGAATTAGATGTCAATCCATCGCCAGTGATGGCAGATTTCTCATCAAGAGGCCCCAGTACAATCGAGGGGTCAATCCTTAAG ccTGATATTACAGCACCAGGTGTTAATATAATAGCGGCTTACCCAGATGAAATACCACTGATAGAATTACAGGTTGACGATCGTCGTGCTCCTTTTAAGGTAGATTCTGGCACATCCATGGCTTGCCCCCATGTTGCTGGCATTGTAGGCCTTCTCAAATCTCGATATCCTAAATGGAGTCCAGCCGCCATTAAATCTGCAATTATGACCACAG CCAAAACAAACGCCAACAACTTCAATCCAATCCTAGACTTTACCGGACTCAAAGCGACTCCGTTGGCATACGGCAACGGACATGTTGACCCAAACAATGTGATGGATCCTGGCCTCGTTTACGACATTTCAATAGACGATTACCTCAATTTCTTGTGTGCTCGAGGCGAGAATGCAATacaaatcaataaattatcCCACAAGTTATTTGTTTGCGATCAATCATTCAAAGTGACGGATTTGAATTACCCTTCGATCTCAGTCACAGATATAAAAACAGGCCCTGTGACGGTCAATCGAAAGTTGAAGAACGTGGGAAGTCTAGGGACGTATGTTGCTCAAGTGAAGGCGCCTTTGGAAGTCTCTATCGCGGTTGAGCCAAGTACATTGCAATTTACAGCCATGGATGAAGAGAAGAGCTTCAAGATTGTGTTGCAGAGAAGTGGAAAGGGAAGTCAAGAGGGCTATGCGTTTGGGGAATTAGCATGGTCTGATGGCAAACACAATGTTAGGAGCTCCATTGCTGTAAATTTAGGGAAATAG
- the LOC111800144 gene encoding subtilisin-like protease SBT5.4: MNAFHPSPLLFILFLLMLFQTCIIATRKPYIVYLGSLSHGSSTSSLHHQRVTESHYSLLKSVSGSKNIAEEAISHSYNRHINGFAAMLDENQASELAKFSDVVSVFECQARTLHTTRSWNFLGMEKHEGIPLNSIWNAARFGDDTIIANFDSGVWPEAKSFSDEGYGPIPSRWKGTCQSDSDPNFXF, from the exons ATGAATGCCTTCCATCCTTCTCCATTGCTTTTCATACTCTTTCTTCTCATGCTCTTCCAAACATGCATCATTGCCACCAGGAAG CCTTACATTGTGTATCTGGGATCACTTTCTCATGGTTCGAGTACCTCTTCGTTGCATCATCAACGTGTAACAGAGTCTCATTATAGTTTATTGAAATCAGTGTCGGGAAG CAAGAACATAGCGGAAGAAGCAATTTCTCACTCATACAATAGACACATCAATGGCTTTGCTGCCATGCTTGATGAAAACCAAGCATCGGAACTTGCAA AATTTTCAGATGTCGTTTCAGTTTTTGAATGTCAAGCAAGAACATTGCACACGACAAGATCATGGAACTTTCTCGGAATGGAAAAACATGAAGGAATTCCTTTGAACTCCATTTGGAACGCCGCACGATTTGGTGATGATACAATCATAGCTAACTTTGATTCAG GTGTTTGGCCGGAAGCTAAGAGCTTTAGTGACGAAGGGTATGGTCCTATCCCCTCGAGGTGGAAGGGAACTTGTCAAAGTGATTCAGACCCCAACTTCCNattttaa